The following coding sequences lie in one Nycticebus coucang isolate mNycCou1 chromosome 18, mNycCou1.pri, whole genome shotgun sequence genomic window:
- the FAM187A gene encoding Ig-like V-type domain-containing protein FAM187A, which yields MNLAHTTVLLWAWGSLHAFEIVEKENIFQKTPCPAFLMFDNAAYLADMSFELPCHCKPEEVPTVVWFYQKHLGSSHTKVLTDFDGRVLTEAAQVRVGSDMLVRFSIRMFSLLVFRAQPEDSGLYFCGTRKGEYFYAYDVDIQSSKGMVATFQDQGQKPFEDEFSGKLHVFTTFWEWTPCDRCGVRGEQWRFGLCYLQSPELSPRYRQTMPDVVSCGSRAVSSKLRTKVRHHTPELLVRSCVVPCQEKVKSQKGVLAIFNYVSRVGSRPWVPQVPIQFHQQRLGHGLIISCPGARPEHAVAWDKDHQHLYRTQYLKGVNRSMRVFIDHGNQLHIRFTQLDDRGIYYCWRQGVRVAGFRLAVTSRGVYPVSFSDPETRSAVELTLIGYLFIIAVFVTIHLCHCCCYLLRWCPNFSY from the coding sequence ATGAACCTGGCCCACACCACTGTGCTCCTGTGGGCTTGGGGGAGTCTCCATGCCTTTGAAATCGTAGAGAAGgagaacatttttcaaaagacccCCTGCCCCGCTTTCCTGATGTTTGACAATGCAGCCTACCTGGCCGACATGAGCTTCGAGCTCCCCTGCCACTGCAAGCCTGAGGAGGTGCCCACTGTAGTCTGGTTCTACCAAAAGCACCTAGGCAGCAGCCACACCAAGGTGCTGACAGACTTCGATGGGCGGGTGCTGACAGAGGCAGCTCAGGTGCGCGTGGGCAGTGACATGCTGGTCCGCTTCAGCATCCGCATGTTTAGCTTGCTAGTTTTCCGGGCCCAGCCCGAGGACTCGGGCCTCTACTTCTGCGGCACCCGCAAAGGGGAGTACTTTTACGCCTACGATGTAGACATCCAGAGCAGCAAGGGAATGGTGGCCACCTTCCAGGACCAGGGCCAGAAGCCCTTTGAAGACGAGTTCTCTGGGAAGCTCCATGTCTTCACCACTTTCTGGGAATGGACTCCCTGTGATCGCTGCGGAGTGCGTGGGGAGCAGTGGCGCTTTGGCCTCTGCTACCTGCAGAGCCCAGAACTATCCCCACGCTACCGCCAGACAATGCCTGACGTGGTGTCCTGTGGCTCTCGGGCTGTGTCGAGCAAGCTGAGAACCAAGGTCAGGCACCACACTCCCGAGCTGCTGGTTCGGAGCTGTGTAGTACCCTGTCAGGAGAAGGTGAAGAGCCAGAAGGGTGTGCTGGCCATCTTCAACTACGTGTCGAGAGTGGGTAGCCGGCCTTGGGTGCCCCAGGTGCCCATTCAGTTCCACCAGCAGAGATTGGGCCACGGACTCATTATCTCCTGTCCTGGAGCCCGGCCAGAGCACGCTGTGGCCTGGGACAAGGACCACCAGCACCTCTACCGCACACAGTACCTGAAGGGAGTCAACAGGTCCATGAGGGTGTTCATCGACCACGGCAACCAGCTCCACATCCGCTTCACTCAGCTGGATGACCGGGGCATCTACTATTGCTGGCGGCAGGGGGTGCGGGTCGCTGGTTTCCGGCTGGCTGTGACATCTCGAGGGGTCTACCCTGTCTCATTCTCAGACCCCGAGACTCGCTCTGCTGTGGAGCTCACCCTGATAGGCTACCTGTTCATCATAGCAGTCTTTGTCACCATTCACCTCTGTCATTGCTGCTGTTACTTATTACGCTGGTGTCCCAACTTCTCCTACTAG
- the CCDC103 gene encoding coiled-coil domain-containing protein 103 isoform X2, whose translation MEKNDTIDFKALEKELQAALAADEKYKQENAAKLRAVEQRVASYEEFRGIVLASHLKPLEQKDKMGGKRSVSWNCHSTQERTFQDVACEISQDSFPLLCDPGGNTLRA comes from the exons ATGGAAAAGAATGACACCATCGATTTCAAGGCTCTGGAGAAAGAGCTTCAGGCTGCACTCGCTGCTGATGAGAAGTACAAACAGGAGAATGCTGCCAAGTTGAGGGCAGTGGAACAGAGGGTGGCTTCCTATGAGGAGTTCAG GGGTATTGTCCTTGCATCTCATCTGAAGCCACTGGAGCAGAAAGACAAGATGGGAGGGAAGAGAAGCGTGTCCTGGAACTGCCACAGTACTCAGGAAAGGACTTTCCAGGATGTGGCCTGTGAAATCTCCCAG gactcttttcctctcctttgtgATCCAGGAGGAAACACACTGCGAGCCTGA
- the GFAP gene encoding glial fibrillary acidic protein isoform X1, which translates to MERRRITSTARRSYLSSSAEMVVGGLTPGRRLGAGTRHSLARMPTPLPARVDFSLAGALNAGFKETRASERAEMMELNDRFASYIEKVRFLEQQNKALAAELNQLRSKEPTKLADVYQAELRELRLRLDQLTANSARLEVERDNLAQDLGTLRQKLQDENNLRLEAENNLAAFRQEADEATLARLDLERKIESLEEEIQFLRKIHEEEVRELQEQLARQQVHVELDVAKPDLTAALREIRTQYEAVASSNMHEAEEWYRSKFADLTDAAARNAELLRQTKHEANDYRRQLQAMTCDLESLRGTNESLERQMRELEERHAREAAGYQEALARLEEEGQSLKDEMARHLQEYQDLLNVKLALDIEIATYRKLLEGEENRITIPVQTFSNLQIRGGKGTKEGETHKVTRHLKSLTIQVIPIQAQQIVNGAPALETSLDTKSMSEGHLKRNIVVKTVEMRDGEVIKESKQEHKDVM; encoded by the exons ATGGAAAGGAGACGCATCACCTCCACTGCTCGTCGCTCCTACCTCTCCTCCTCTGCGGAGATGGTGGTGGGGGGTCTGACTCCTGGCCGCCGCCTGGGTGCTGGCACCCGCCACTCCCTGGCTCGAATGCCCACTCCACTCCCGGCCCGGGTGGACTTCTCCCTGGCCGGGGCACTCAATGCTGGCTTCAAGGAGACCCGGGCCAGTGAGAGAGCAGAGATGATGGAGCTCAATGACCGCTTTGCCAGCTACATCGAGAAGGTTCGCTTCCTAGAACAGCAAAACAAGGCACTGGCTGCTGAGCTGAACCAGCTCCGGTCTAAGGAGCCCACCAAGCTGGCTGACGTGTACCAGGCCGAGCTGCGCGAGCTCCGGCTGCGGCTAGATCAACTCACTGCCAACAGTGCCCGGCTGGAGGTCGAAAGGGACAACCTGGCACAGGACCTGGGCACCCTGAGGCAGAA GCTCCAGGATGAAAACAACCTGAGGCTGGAGGCAGAGAACAACCTGGCCGCCTTTAGACAG GAGGCAGATGAAGCCACCCTGGCCCGTCTGGATCTGGAGAGGAAGATTGAATCACTGGAGGAGGAGATCCAGTTCTTGAGGAAGATCCATGAGGAG GAGGTTCGGGAACTCCAGGAGCAGCTGGCCCGACAGCAAGTCCACGTGGAGCTGGATGTGGCCAAGCCAGACCTCACAGCAGCCCTGAGAGAGATCCGCACTCAGTATGAGGCAGTGGCATCCAGCAACATGCATGAGGCAGAGGAATGGTATCGGTCCAAG TTTGCGGACCTGACAGACGCGGCCGCCCGAAACGCCGAGCTGCTCCGCCAGACCAAGCATGAGGCCAATGACTACCGGCGCCAGCTGCAGGCCATGACCTGCGACCTTGAGTCCTTGCGCGGCACG AACGAGTCCCTGGAGAGGCAGATGCGCGAGCTGGAGGAGCGCCACGCGCGGGAGGCGGCTGGTTACCAGGAGGCGCTGGCCCggctggaggaggaggggcagagcCTCAAGGATGAGATGGCACGCCACCTGCAGGAGTACCAGGACCTGCTCAACGTCAAGCTGGCCTTGGACATTGAGATCGCCACCTACAGAAAGCTGCTGGAGGGCGAGGAGAACCG TATCACCATTCCTGTGCAGACCTTCTCCAACCTGCAGATCCGAG GGGGCAAAGGCACCAAAGAAGGGGAAACTCACAAGGTCACAAGACATCTCAAAAGCCTCACAATACAAGTTATACCAATACAGGCTCAGCAGATTGTAAACGGAGCCCCAGCTCTCG AAACCAGCCTGGACACCAAGTCCATGTCAGAAGGCCACCTCAAGAGGAATATCGTGGTGAAGACTGTGGAGATGCGGGATGGAGAG GTCATTAAGGAATCCAAGCAAGAGCACAAGGATGTGATGTGA
- the CCDC103 gene encoding coiled-coil domain-containing protein 103 isoform X1: MEKNDTIDFKALEKELQAALAADEKYKQENAAKLRAVEQRVASYEEFRGIVLASHLKPLEQKDKMGGKRSVSWNCHSTQERTFQDVACEISQEETHCEPETSAEFYRDWRRHLQSGPERYQALLQLGGPKLGHLFQTDVGFGLLGELLVALADHVRPAHWAAVLEILNSLASTGRFTLNLSLLSQAERQSCRDLFQKLQAMKEGPIQEEQSLEEQSAGAQEKESLLQELLWLYQVD; the protein is encoded by the exons ATGGAAAAGAATGACACCATCGATTTCAAGGCTCTGGAGAAAGAGCTTCAGGCTGCACTCGCTGCTGATGAGAAGTACAAACAGGAGAATGCTGCCAAGTTGAGGGCAGTGGAACAGAGGGTGGCTTCCTATGAGGAGTTCAG GGGTATTGTCCTTGCATCTCATCTGAAGCCACTGGAGCAGAAAGACAAGATGGGAGGGAAGAGAAGCGTGTCCTGGAACTGCCACAGTACTCAGGAAAGGACTTTCCAGGATGTGGCCTGTGAAATCTCCCAG GAGGAAACACACTGCGAGCCTGAGACCTCAGCAGAGTTCTACCGAGATTGGCGGCGACACTTGCAGAGTGGGCCAGAGCGCTACCAGGCCCTGCTGCAGCTTGGAGGTCCCAAGCTGGGCCACCTCTTCCAGACAGATGTGGGATTTGGGCTTCTGGGGGAGCTCCTGGTGGCACTGGCCGATCACGTGAGGCCAGCCCACTGGGCAGCAGTGCTGGAGATCCTGAACAGCCTGGCCAGCACCGGGCGCTTCACCCTGAACCTGAGCCTACTGAGCCAGGCAGAAAGACAGAGCTGCAGAGACTTGTTTCAGAAGCTGCAGGCCATGAAGGAGGGGCCGATCCAGGAGGAGCAGAGTCTAGAGGAGCAGTCTGCAGGGGCCCAGGAGAAGGAGAGCCTCTTGCAGGAGTTGCTATGGCTATACCAGGTCGATTGA
- the GFAP gene encoding glial fibrillary acidic protein isoform X2, with the protein MERRRITSTARRSYLSSSAEMVVGGLTPGRRLGAGTRHSLARMPTPLPARVDFSLAGALNAGFKETRASERAEMMELNDRFASYIEKVRFLEQQNKALAAELNQLRSKEPTKLADVYQAELRELRLRLDQLTANSARLEVERDNLAQDLGTLRQKLQDENNLRLEAENNLAAFRQEADEATLARLDLERKIESLEEEIQFLRKIHEEEVRELQEQLARQQVHVELDVAKPDLTAALREIRTQYEAVASSNMHEAEEWYRSKFADLTDAAARNAELLRQTKHEANDYRRQLQAMTCDLESLRGTNESLERQMRELEERHAREAAGYQEALARLEEEGQSLKDEMARHLQEYQDLLNVKLALDIEIATYRKLLEGEENRITIPVQTFSNLQIRETSLDTKSMSEGHLKRNIVVKTVEMRDGEVIKESKQEHKDVM; encoded by the exons ATGGAAAGGAGACGCATCACCTCCACTGCTCGTCGCTCCTACCTCTCCTCCTCTGCGGAGATGGTGGTGGGGGGTCTGACTCCTGGCCGCCGCCTGGGTGCTGGCACCCGCCACTCCCTGGCTCGAATGCCCACTCCACTCCCGGCCCGGGTGGACTTCTCCCTGGCCGGGGCACTCAATGCTGGCTTCAAGGAGACCCGGGCCAGTGAGAGAGCAGAGATGATGGAGCTCAATGACCGCTTTGCCAGCTACATCGAGAAGGTTCGCTTCCTAGAACAGCAAAACAAGGCACTGGCTGCTGAGCTGAACCAGCTCCGGTCTAAGGAGCCCACCAAGCTGGCTGACGTGTACCAGGCCGAGCTGCGCGAGCTCCGGCTGCGGCTAGATCAACTCACTGCCAACAGTGCCCGGCTGGAGGTCGAAAGGGACAACCTGGCACAGGACCTGGGCACCCTGAGGCAGAA GCTCCAGGATGAAAACAACCTGAGGCTGGAGGCAGAGAACAACCTGGCCGCCTTTAGACAG GAGGCAGATGAAGCCACCCTGGCCCGTCTGGATCTGGAGAGGAAGATTGAATCACTGGAGGAGGAGATCCAGTTCTTGAGGAAGATCCATGAGGAG GAGGTTCGGGAACTCCAGGAGCAGCTGGCCCGACAGCAAGTCCACGTGGAGCTGGATGTGGCCAAGCCAGACCTCACAGCAGCCCTGAGAGAGATCCGCACTCAGTATGAGGCAGTGGCATCCAGCAACATGCATGAGGCAGAGGAATGGTATCGGTCCAAG TTTGCGGACCTGACAGACGCGGCCGCCCGAAACGCCGAGCTGCTCCGCCAGACCAAGCATGAGGCCAATGACTACCGGCGCCAGCTGCAGGCCATGACCTGCGACCTTGAGTCCTTGCGCGGCACG AACGAGTCCCTGGAGAGGCAGATGCGCGAGCTGGAGGAGCGCCACGCGCGGGAGGCGGCTGGTTACCAGGAGGCGCTGGCCCggctggaggaggaggggcagagcCTCAAGGATGAGATGGCACGCCACCTGCAGGAGTACCAGGACCTGCTCAACGTCAAGCTGGCCTTGGACATTGAGATCGCCACCTACAGAAAGCTGCTGGAGGGCGAGGAGAACCG TATCACCATTCCTGTGCAGACCTTCTCCAACCTGCAGATCCGAG AAACCAGCCTGGACACCAAGTCCATGTCAGAAGGCCACCTCAAGAGGAATATCGTGGTGAAGACTGTGGAGATGCGGGATGGAGAG GTCATTAAGGAATCCAAGCAAGAGCACAAGGATGTGATGTGA